In a single window of the Serratia quinivorans genome:
- a CDS encoding N-acetylglutamate synthase → MKMISVRQLPEFKSQAIRYFQQHWATEETLMMYEDAITRCIGAVNPLPQWYLLMDNEQILGCAGLITNDFISRGELYPWLCALYVEPQHRGRGYGSQLINHVAEETRKFGFPQLHLCTDLEGYYEKQGFAFNGLGYHPWGEASRVYTRTL, encoded by the coding sequence ATGAAGATGATTTCGGTGCGTCAGTTACCCGAGTTTAAATCTCAGGCGATTCGCTACTTCCAACAACATTGGGCCACGGAAGAGACCCTGATGATGTATGAGGATGCCATCACCCGATGCATTGGCGCGGTCAATCCGTTGCCGCAGTGGTATTTGTTAATGGATAACGAACAAATTCTGGGCTGTGCTGGGCTGATCACCAATGACTTTATTAGCCGTGGTGAACTTTATCCCTGGCTGTGTGCGCTGTATGTGGAGCCGCAGCACCGCGGGCGCGGTTATGGCTCACAACTGATTAATCATGTGGCGGAGGAGACGCGCAAGTTCGGCTTCCCGCAGTTGCATTTGTGCACCGATCTGGAAGGCTACTACGAGAAACAGGGGTTTGCCTTCAATGGGCTGGGCTATCACCCCTGGGGTGAGGCTTCGCGAGTGTATACGCGGACATTGTGA
- a CDS encoding Protein of uncharacterised function (DUF3313), with the protein MKKTCAIILPVALTLTACSSSVTEKEKYSTFLPDYNDITKSQSASGKDVLYWKDKNVDFSKYKYLVYQPMIYFPRPKPSEMVSQQALDNILSYTNRQFKQAMGSHFTLEDVPRENTLIFRGAITAIDTQKKGLQVYEVLPITLLVAATQSVTGHRTMESAVYMEGEFIDASTNQPVIKVVRKASGENLNNEKSQLKVADVKNAIDTIANDIKEYKTS; encoded by the coding sequence ATGAAAAAAACCTGCGCGATAATTTTACCCGTGGCGTTAACATTGACCGCCTGCTCATCATCGGTCACTGAAAAAGAGAAATACTCGACGTTTCTGCCTGATTATAATGATATTACCAAGAGCCAATCTGCCTCCGGTAAGGACGTATTATATTGGAAGGATAAGAACGTTGATTTTTCCAAATATAAATATCTGGTTTACCAGCCGATGATCTATTTCCCACGGCCAAAACCTAGCGAGATGGTGAGCCAGCAGGCGCTTGATAATATTCTCAGTTACACCAACAGGCAGTTCAAGCAAGCTATGGGGTCGCATTTTACCCTGGAGGATGTTCCGCGTGAAAACACGCTGATTTTCCGTGGGGCCATCACGGCGATCGACACGCAGAAGAAGGGGCTACAGGTGTATGAGGTACTGCCGATTACGCTGCTGGTTGCCGCAACGCAAAGCGTAACCGGCCACCGCACCATGGAAAGCGCCGTTTATATGGAAGGTGAATTTATCGACGCTTCAACCAACCAACCGGTAATCAAAGTGGTGAGGAAGGCGTCCGGAGAGAATCTGAATAATGAAAAGTCGCAGTTAAAAGTAGCCGATGTGAAAAATGCCATAGATACCATTGCCAATGATATTAAAGAATATAAGACGTCATAG
- the bioC_2 gene encoding Malonyl-CoA O-methyltransferase BioC, with the protein MTQNIYDNQAFFDGYAQLSRSVHGLDGAPEWQSIRSILPDLQGKKVVDLGCGYGWFCRSAREQGAASVLGLDLSEKMLDKARTMTEDSGIEYRQQDLEQLQLPSQSFDLAYSSLTLHYIKDLARLFATVYQALVPGGQFIFTAEHPIYTAPKQQGWLMDENGQKSWPVNGYQQEGQRISNWLAEGVIKQHRMLGSYLNLLVQQGFIVSYLNEWGPSAQQIAENPALDEEKERPMIFILAAHKPA; encoded by the coding sequence ATGACACAGAATATTTATGACAATCAGGCGTTTTTCGACGGTTATGCCCAGCTCAGCCGCTCGGTACACGGGCTGGATGGTGCACCGGAATGGCAAAGCATCCGTAGCATCCTGCCGGACTTGCAGGGTAAAAAAGTGGTCGATCTTGGCTGTGGTTATGGCTGGTTCTGCCGCAGCGCACGTGAACAGGGCGCCGCCAGCGTTTTGGGCTTAGATCTGTCGGAGAAAATGCTCGATAAGGCACGGACGATGACCGAGGATAGCGGTATTGAATACCGCCAACAGGATCTGGAACAGCTTCAACTGCCATCGCAGTCTTTTGATCTGGCTTACAGCTCACTAACGCTGCACTACATCAAAGATCTGGCACGGCTGTTCGCCACGGTTTATCAGGCGCTGGTGCCGGGTGGGCAGTTTATTTTCACCGCCGAACACCCGATTTACACCGCCCCAAAACAGCAGGGCTGGCTGATGGACGAAAACGGGCAAAAATCCTGGCCGGTCAACGGTTATCAGCAGGAGGGGCAACGCATTTCAAACTGGTTGGCGGAAGGAGTGATCAAGCAGCATCGCATGCTCGGCAGTTACCTTAATCTGCTGGTGCAGCAAGGTTTCATCGTGAGTTATCTCAATGAATGGGGCCCTTCGGCACAGCAAATCGCAGAAAACCCCGCGCTGGACGAAGAGAAAGAACGCCCGATGATTTTTATTCTGGCCGCCCATAAACCCGCGTAG
- a CDS encoding Protein of uncharacterised function (DUF3300), producing the protein MFNMKKLPWVLMALLALSGCDRAQDRPAPPSSSSATAPVPLVQNSGLPQSAASTQQLYSLLGPIALFPDNLLAQVLAASTTPDQVTAANAWLLQNKSLTGNALTQAVNAQPWAPAVKAMVTFPDVLQQMAQNPGWTQALGSAYSQDPSDVMNAVQLLRQRASNSGALKSNAQQQVIVTANNAAGTPATAANKTTAAPTQTIVIKPAQPSVVYVPSYGTAVYGNPPVAYYPGYAPPPAYSTSDMVATGLISFTAGVMVGSMFDNNWGVHWGGSPVVVYNNRTFISNNDWHHNGYGPRAPFSEPHFAPARSNFTPRHATPLDHQGLRSPTFDPHRNAERYAGPVRTTTRQSERHVEHALPQRSSGLQSERHLAPGPVRLSSVHQPQFQRERDVRPFGDGASHPAFSSALNRSWGDGHLFGGNNHRRRL; encoded by the coding sequence ATGTTCAACATGAAAAAATTACCCTGGGTTCTGATGGCGCTGCTGGCGCTGAGTGGTTGCGACCGAGCGCAAGACCGCCCTGCACCGCCGTCTTCGTCATCTGCCACCGCGCCGGTACCACTGGTGCAAAATAGCGGCCTACCACAGAGTGCCGCAAGCACTCAGCAGTTGTACTCACTGCTCGGTCCGATCGCCCTGTTCCCGGATAATTTGCTGGCACAGGTCCTGGCAGCCAGCACCACGCCCGATCAGGTTACCGCCGCCAATGCCTGGCTGCTGCAGAACAAAAGCCTGACCGGCAACGCACTGACGCAGGCAGTTAACGCGCAGCCCTGGGCGCCGGCGGTAAAAGCCATGGTGACCTTCCCCGACGTGCTGCAGCAAATGGCACAGAATCCGGGTTGGACTCAGGCTCTGGGCAGCGCTTATAGCCAGGATCCGAGCGACGTGATGAACGCCGTTCAGCTACTGCGTCAACGCGCCAGCAACAGTGGTGCGTTGAAAAGCAACGCACAACAGCAAGTTATCGTTACCGCTAATAACGCGGCAGGCACGCCCGCGACTGCGGCCAATAAAACCACGGCTGCACCGACCCAGACCATCGTCATCAAACCGGCTCAGCCAAGCGTGGTATATGTGCCCAGCTACGGCACCGCCGTTTATGGCAATCCACCAGTGGCCTACTATCCGGGCTATGCGCCACCACCGGCTTACAGCACCAGTGACATGGTGGCTACCGGGTTGATCAGCTTTACCGCCGGGGTCATGGTCGGGTCGATGTTCGATAATAACTGGGGTGTGCACTGGGGCGGCAGCCCGGTAGTGGTATATAACAACCGGACCTTTATCAGCAATAACGATTGGCATCACAACGGATATGGGCCACGCGCGCCCTTCAGCGAACCGCACTTCGCACCGGCACGCAGCAACTTTACCCCACGGCATGCCACGCCGCTGGATCATCAAGGTCTCCGTTCACCGACCTTCGACCCGCATCGCAATGCCGAGCGTTACGCAGGCCCAGTGCGTACCACGACACGCCAGTCGGAACGTCATGTCGAGCATGCCCTGCCCCAGCGCAGCAGCGGATTGCAATCCGAACGTCATCTGGCCCCCGGACCGGTGCGCTTGTCCTCCGTGCATCAGCCCCAGTTCCAACGTGAGCGTGATGTGCGTCCCTTCGGCGATGGCGCATCCCACCCGGCATTTTCCAGCGCGCTGAACCGCTCGTGGGGGGATGGGCATCTCTTCGGCGGGAATAATCATCGCCGCCGGCTGTAA
- the acrB_2 gene encoding Acriflavine resistance protein B, whose amino-acid sequence MSNFFINRPIFAWVIAIIVMMAGALSIMKLPIAQYPTIAPPAVSITASYPGADAKTVQDTVTQVIEQNMNGLDGLMYMSSNSDAAGNATVTLTFATGTDPDIAQVQVQNKLQLAMPLLPQTVQDQGINVQKASSSFLMVAAFTSDSSAMTQADLADYAVANIKDPISRTSGVGQVQLFGAQYAMRIWLDPNKLDNYQLTSEDVVRAIKAQNNQIAGGQLGALPAVPGQQLNASIIAQTRLSSPQQFGNILLRVNQDGSQVHLRDVARIALGSENYTTSAEYNGKPAAGLGIKLATGANALDTANAVKAEIGRLEPYFPAGMHVVYPYDTTPFVKISIGEVVKTLIEAIILVFLVMYLFLQNLRATLIPTIAVPVVLLGTFAILAAFGFSINTLTMFGMVLAIGLLVDDAIVVVENVERVMTEEGLPPKEATRKSMAQIQGALVGIAMVLSAVFIPMAFFGGSTGAIYRQFSVTIVSAMVLSVLVAMILTPALCVTLLKPGVHAPKTGFFAWFNRLFDRSTQHYQGSIGNILNHTGRMLLIYLLIVIGMALLFIRLPTAFLPDEDQGVFMNMIQLPAGATQQRTEAVLGQVTHYYLNKEKANVNSVFTVAGFGFNGNGQNNGLAFVSLKDWSQRPGEKNKVEAIIKRANMAFAHTIKQGIAFAFNLPAITDLGTATGFDFELIDNGGLGHAALTKARNQLLFMAAKYPNVATKIRPNGLEDTPQFKVDVDQAKAEALGVSVDDINQTLSTAWGGTYVNDFIDRGRVKKVYVQADAPYRMLPDDLNQWYVKGNRGQMVPFSAFASAHWEYGSPRLERYNGLPSMEILGEPAPGRSSGQAMMLMEKLAAKLPKGIGYDWTGMSYQERLSGNQAPALYAISLVVVFLCLAALYESWSIPFAVMLVVPLGVVGALLGATLRGLNNDVYFQVGLLTTIGLSAKNAILIVEFAKDLMEKEGKPLIAATLEATRMRLRPILMTSLAFILGVLPLVLSSGAGSGAQNAVGTGVMFGMISATLLAIFLVPVFFVVVQRRFGRK is encoded by the coding sequence ATGTCTAATTTCTTTATCAACCGCCCGATATTTGCCTGGGTCATCGCCATCATCGTCATGATGGCCGGTGCCCTGTCCATCATGAAGCTGCCGATCGCACAGTATCCGACCATCGCGCCGCCGGCGGTCAGTATCACTGCCAGCTATCCAGGAGCCGACGCCAAGACGGTGCAGGATACAGTCACCCAGGTGATTGAGCAGAATATGAATGGCCTGGACGGCCTGATGTACATGTCGTCCAACAGTGACGCCGCCGGTAACGCCACGGTCACCCTGACCTTTGCCACCGGCACCGATCCGGACATTGCTCAGGTACAGGTGCAAAACAAGCTGCAACTGGCGATGCCGCTGCTGCCGCAGACCGTGCAGGATCAGGGGATTAACGTGCAGAAGGCCTCCAGCAGTTTCCTGATGGTGGCCGCCTTCACTTCCGACAGCAGTGCCATGACGCAGGCCGATCTGGCGGACTATGCGGTCGCCAATATCAAAGACCCGATCAGCCGTACCAGCGGCGTCGGTCAGGTACAGTTATTCGGCGCGCAATACGCCATGCGTATCTGGCTGGATCCCAACAAGCTGGATAATTACCAACTGACCAGCGAAGACGTGGTGCGTGCCATCAAAGCGCAGAACAACCAGATTGCCGGTGGCCAGCTCGGCGCCCTGCCGGCGGTACCGGGGCAGCAGCTCAACGCATCGATCATTGCCCAAACCCGCCTCAGTTCGCCGCAACAGTTCGGCAATATCCTGCTGCGCGTCAATCAGGATGGTTCTCAGGTGCATCTGCGTGACGTTGCTCGCATTGCGCTGGGCAGCGAAAACTACACCACCAGCGCCGAATACAACGGCAAACCGGCCGCCGGGCTGGGGATTAAATTAGCCACCGGCGCCAACGCGCTGGATACCGCCAACGCGGTGAAGGCTGAAATTGGTCGTCTGGAACCTTATTTCCCGGCCGGGATGCACGTGGTATATCCGTATGACACCACGCCGTTCGTTAAAATCTCGATCGGTGAAGTGGTGAAAACGCTGATCGAAGCCATCATCCTGGTGTTCCTGGTGATGTATCTGTTCCTGCAAAATCTCCGTGCCACGCTGATCCCGACCATTGCGGTGCCGGTGGTGTTGCTGGGGACCTTTGCCATTCTGGCGGCCTTTGGCTTCTCGATAAACACCCTGACAATGTTCGGCATGGTGCTGGCGATAGGCCTGTTGGTGGATGATGCCATCGTGGTGGTCGAGAACGTCGAACGGGTCATGACGGAGGAAGGGTTACCGCCCAAAGAGGCCACACGCAAATCGATGGCGCAAATCCAGGGCGCACTGGTAGGCATCGCCATGGTGCTGTCGGCGGTATTTATTCCCATGGCGTTCTTCGGTGGCTCAACCGGCGCCATCTATCGCCAGTTTTCAGTCACCATCGTTTCCGCCATGGTGCTGTCGGTACTGGTGGCGATGATCCTGACTCCGGCACTGTGCGTCACGCTGTTGAAACCCGGCGTGCATGCGCCCAAAACCGGCTTCTTCGCCTGGTTTAACCGCCTGTTCGACCGCAGCACCCAACATTATCAGGGCAGCATCGGCAATATCCTCAACCATACCGGTCGTATGCTGCTGATCTACCTGCTGATTGTGATTGGTATGGCGCTGCTGTTCATCCGCTTGCCTACCGCCTTCCTGCCCGACGAGGATCAGGGGGTATTCATGAACATGATCCAATTGCCGGCCGGCGCCACCCAGCAACGCACCGAGGCCGTATTGGGCCAGGTAACCCACTACTACCTGAACAAGGAGAAGGCTAACGTCAATTCGGTCTTCACCGTTGCCGGGTTCGGCTTTAACGGTAACGGCCAGAATAACGGGTTGGCGTTTGTCAGCCTGAAGGACTGGAGCCAACGTCCGGGGGAGAAAAACAAGGTTGAGGCGATCATCAAGCGCGCCAATATGGCCTTTGCCCACACGATCAAACAAGGCATCGCCTTTGCCTTTAACCTGCCGGCGATTACCGATCTCGGTACCGCTACCGGCTTTGACTTCGAGCTGATCGACAACGGTGGCCTCGGCCATGCCGCGTTAACCAAGGCACGTAACCAGTTGCTGTTTATGGCCGCCAAATACCCTAACGTGGCAACCAAAATTCGTCCGAATGGCCTGGAGGACACGCCGCAGTTCAAGGTTGATGTCGATCAGGCCAAGGCCGAGGCGCTGGGGGTTTCGGTTGACGACATCAACCAGACGCTGTCTACCGCCTGGGGCGGCACCTACGTTAATGACTTTATCGATCGCGGTCGGGTGAAAAAGGTCTATGTGCAGGCCGATGCGCCGTACCGCATGCTGCCGGACGATCTCAACCAATGGTACGTGAAGGGTAACCGCGGCCAGATGGTACCGTTCTCCGCCTTTGCCAGCGCGCACTGGGAATACGGCTCACCACGCCTGGAGCGTTACAACGGTCTGCCTTCGATGGAAATTCTGGGTGAACCGGCCCCGGGGCGCAGTTCAGGCCAGGCGATGATGCTGATGGAAAAACTGGCGGCCAAACTGCCGAAGGGCATCGGCTATGACTGGACCGGCATGTCTTATCAGGAACGACTTTCCGGCAACCAGGCTCCCGCGCTGTACGCCATCTCGCTGGTGGTGGTGTTCCTGTGCCTGGCGGCGCTGTATGAAAGCTGGTCCATCCCGTTTGCCGTAATGCTGGTGGTGCCGCTCGGCGTGGTCGGTGCACTGTTGGGGGCCACCTTACGCGGCCTCAATAACGACGTTTACTTCCAGGTCGGCCTGCTGACCACCATTGGCCTGTCAGCCAAAAACGCCATTCTTATCGTCGAATTCGCCAAGGATCTGATGGAGAAAGAGGGCAAACCGCTGATTGCCGCCACCCTTGAAGCCACCCGCATGCGTCTGCGTCCGATTCTGATGACCTCGCTGGCCTTTATCCTTGGCGTGCTGCCGCTGGTTCTCAGCAGCGGTGCCGGTTCCGGCGCGCAGAACGCAGTCGGCACCGGCGTCATGTTCGGCATGATCAGCGCCACCCTGCTGGCGATATTCCTGGTCCCGGTATTCTTCGTTGTCGTCCAACGTCGCTTCGGCCGTAAATAA
- the acrA_2 gene encoding Acriflavine resistance protein A precursor, with protein sequence MNKNALCLTGSLLLCGGLLLTGCKDQNPKSAQLPPHPVGVVTLRSQPLAIKTELPGRTNAYRTAEVRPQVSGIVLKRQFVEGSDVQAGQSLYQIDPASYQAACDSALGDLKKAQASSEIAHLTVKREQPLRAKNYVSPQEFDTSVAQARQADADVIAARAALESARINLQYTKVIAPISGRIGKSSVTEGALVTSSQGSALATVQQLDPMYVDVTQSSDDFLKLKQAIASGTITHNGGKVPVSLILNNGQRYQPTGTLEFSDVTVDQSTGSITLRAIIPNPQHSLLPGMYVRAEIDQGQQKNALLVPQQGITRNPRGEATALIVDAHNKAQLRQVIASQAIGDKWLVTSGLQAGDKVIVSGLMRLKPGMQVRATEETPDTAQALSDVYHG encoded by the coding sequence ATGAACAAAAACGCATTATGCTTAACCGGCAGCTTACTGCTGTGCGGCGGTCTGTTGCTTACCGGCTGCAAGGATCAAAATCCCAAATCTGCACAGCTTCCGCCGCATCCGGTCGGTGTTGTCACCTTGCGCTCTCAGCCACTGGCAATAAAAACAGAACTGCCGGGTCGCACCAACGCTTACCGCACGGCGGAAGTCCGGCCTCAGGTCAGCGGTATTGTCCTCAAGCGCCAGTTTGTTGAAGGCAGTGACGTGCAGGCCGGTCAATCGCTGTATCAGATCGACCCGGCCAGCTATCAGGCCGCCTGCGACAGCGCGCTGGGCGATCTGAAAAAGGCCCAGGCCAGCAGCGAAATAGCGCATCTGACCGTAAAGCGTGAGCAACCGCTGCGGGCCAAAAACTACGTCAGCCCGCAGGAGTTCGACACCAGCGTGGCCCAGGCCAGGCAGGCCGATGCCGACGTCATTGCCGCCCGCGCAGCACTGGAAAGCGCACGCATCAACCTGCAGTACACCAAGGTTATTGCGCCAATCTCCGGGCGCATCGGCAAATCCAGCGTCACCGAAGGTGCGCTGGTGACCTCCAGCCAGGGCAGCGCGCTGGCGACGGTGCAACAATTGGATCCGATGTATGTCGACGTCACCCAGTCCAGCGACGATTTCCTCAAGCTCAAACAGGCTATCGCCTCCGGTACCATTACCCACAACGGCGGCAAAGTGCCGGTCAGCCTGATCCTGAATAACGGCCAGCGCTATCAGCCGACTGGCACCCTGGAATTCTCCGACGTCACCGTTGACCAAAGCACCGGTTCCATTACCCTGCGCGCCATCATCCCTAATCCGCAGCATAGCCTGCTGCCCGGCATGTATGTCCGCGCCGAGATTGACCAGGGTCAACAGAAAAACGCGCTATTGGTACCGCAGCAAGGTATCACTCGTAACCCGCGCGGCGAAGCCACGGCGCTGATTGTCGACGCCCACAATAAAGCACAGTTACGTCAGGTGATCGCCAGCCAGGCGATTGGCGACAAATGGTTGGTGACGTCGGGGTTGCAGGCCGGCGACAAAGTGATCGTCAGCGGCCTGATGCGCCTGAAGCCGGGTATGCAGGTACGGGCAACGGAAGAGACGCCGGACACCGCTCAGGCCTTGTCTGACGTCTATCACGGTTAA
- a CDS encoding putative DNA-binding transcriptional regulator: MTDKPHAAGSAPGNDHFNDALQKIIPHKPSDIIARLMAELKPEAVEVTARRSRQFSGKNPQVFLLLQGAVNLHRQADDLLMTTIYAPHIIGLAELLHPVGQTYLHLEKDCEIHVVAGSKVLQKLDQHPMLWADVSRILAYQLHFASLRDLHLLNNHAYDAIRGKLLELINAPESTRLDYSALRYIQERTTLARSTILKCLSDLKTGGYIAMEKGHLTQVFNLPQRY; encoded by the coding sequence GTGACAGACAAGCCGCATGCAGCCGGGAGTGCTCCAGGCAACGACCACTTCAACGATGCGCTGCAAAAAATCATTCCGCATAAGCCAAGCGACATCATTGCTCGTCTGATGGCGGAGCTGAAACCCGAGGCCGTCGAAGTGACCGCCAGACGCTCACGCCAGTTCAGCGGTAAAAATCCTCAGGTATTCCTGCTATTGCAGGGTGCGGTCAACCTGCATCGTCAGGCGGACGATCTGCTGATGACCACCATCTACGCGCCGCATATCATCGGCCTGGCGGAACTGCTGCACCCGGTGGGACAAACCTATCTGCATCTGGAAAAAGACTGTGAGATCCATGTGGTGGCAGGCAGCAAGGTGCTGCAAAAGCTCGACCAGCACCCCATGTTATGGGCCGACGTCTCTCGCATTTTGGCTTATCAGCTGCATTTTGCCAGCCTGCGTGACCTGCACTTGCTGAATAACCATGCTTATGACGCCATCCGCGGTAAGCTATTGGAATTGATCAATGCGCCAGAAAGCACAAGGCTCGACTATTCGGCATTGAGGTATATTCAGGAACGCACCACACTGGCGCGCAGCACCATATTAAAATGTTTGAGTGACTTGAAGACCGGCGGTTATATCGCCATGGAGAAAGGCCACCTGACTCAGGTGTTTAATTTGCCTCAGCGTTATTAA
- the mipA_1 gene encoding MltA-interacting protein precursor has translation MIKKQKLTWILLSAGCLSHPAWAQSPWTLGASVLVSPSPYQGEQDRVMPLPVIGYDSDRFFVQGLSAGAYLWKDQQNQLSLNAYYSPLHFKASDSDNDAMKQLNNRHATMMGGIGYRHQASWGTLRTELATDMLNNSNGFTGDVAYLYPIERGDWQFRPGVGVTYSNGKTNDYYYGVSSDESARSGLSAYKAGSSWSPYLELSASYQLTPQWTTFITGRYTHLANSITDSPMVDKSGSGMLWTGVTYRF, from the coding sequence ATGATTAAAAAACAGAAATTAACCTGGATCCTGCTGAGCGCGGGTTGCTTAAGCCACCCCGCCTGGGCGCAAAGCCCGTGGACATTGGGTGCGTCGGTGTTGGTCAGCCCCAGCCCTTATCAGGGGGAACAGGACCGGGTAATGCCACTGCCGGTGATCGGTTATGACAGTGACCGTTTCTTCGTGCAGGGGCTTAGCGCCGGAGCCTATCTGTGGAAGGACCAGCAGAATCAGCTCAGCCTAAACGCCTACTATTCTCCATTGCATTTCAAGGCCTCCGACAGCGACAACGACGCCATGAAACAGTTGAACAACCGCCACGCCACCATGATGGGTGGTATCGGCTATCGCCACCAGGCCAGTTGGGGCACCCTCCGCACCGAGCTGGCGACCGATATGCTGAACAACAGCAACGGCTTTACCGGCGACGTCGCCTATCTGTACCCGATCGAACGCGGTGATTGGCAATTTCGGCCCGGCGTTGGCGTCACCTACAGCAACGGCAAAACCAATGATTACTACTATGGCGTTTCTTCCGATGAGTCGGCGCGCAGCGGACTCTCTGCTTATAAGGCCGGTTCGTCCTGGTCGCCCTATCTGGAACTGTCAGCCAGCTACCAGCTCACCCCGCAATGGACGACCTTTATCACCGGGCGCTATACCCACCTGGCAAACAGCATCACCGACAGCCCGATGGTGGATAAAAGCGGCAGCGGCATGCTATGGACAGGCGTGACCTACCGCTTCTGA
- a CDS encoding P pilus assembly/Cpx signaling pathway, periplasmic inhibitor/zinc-resistance associated protein, producing MKKRIKMLIAGMCLFSAGSVFAAEGLQSASRLAGVLDLSQTQRQEIHVIRDKAQLQLDSIKTDKVDNGAILKVLGSSQWDEPTVKKRIAEMGIYQQQAEYIRYRYLFDVMQTLTPEQKTKLQKMIK from the coding sequence ATGAAAAAAAGAATAAAAATGCTGATCGCCGGCATGTGTTTATTTTCCGCCGGTTCTGTTTTTGCCGCCGAAGGCTTGCAAAGCGCCAGTCGTCTGGCCGGTGTATTGGATCTGAGCCAAACACAGCGTCAGGAAATACATGTTATTCGCGATAAGGCGCAACTGCAGCTCGACAGCATAAAAACGGATAAGGTCGACAACGGCGCCATTCTGAAAGTGCTTGGCTCCTCTCAGTGGGACGAGCCAACGGTAAAAAAACGCATTGCTGAAATGGGCATTTATCAACAACAGGCGGAATATATCCGTTACCGCTACTTGTTTGACGTAATGCAAACCCTGACGCCAGAGCAGAAAACCAAACTGCAAAAAATGATCAAGTAA
- the cbl_1 gene encoding HTH-type transcriptional regulator cbl, whose protein sequence is MAHRVKAKDFRIDELRIVRTIAETASVSKAAQLLDMPQSNVSRTLTALERRLGLEIFLRSPRTLSLTEFGEQFLRRAAQLLDEHNDLLDMSGTYKQSLNGMVTLGAPIGIHSFLTRYLLPPLLRESPELIVDLVTRNPDEREKKYGAVFDSDSDLLISFFQPQNESLIARPLTRFRVGLFASPDYIANSPLVEPTELTQHRCITLRVLGGSRNTWSCYNSLGQLVDVAVNGTSICDNILPAIELAKQGLGIVYAPYYSVASALESGSLLPCIERERCIDMQAYLIYRQRGVLPHRVQVMMDSIMNTIKLHEHRLV, encoded by the coding sequence ATGGCTCACCGCGTGAAAGCAAAAGACTTCAGGATCGACGAACTCAGGATCGTTCGCACCATCGCCGAAACCGCCAGCGTCAGCAAGGCGGCACAGCTGCTGGATATGCCGCAATCCAATGTGTCGCGCACCCTGACGGCGCTGGAACGGCGACTTGGCCTGGAGATATTTCTACGCAGCCCACGAACGCTGTCTTTGACCGAGTTTGGTGAACAGTTTTTACGTCGCGCCGCTCAGCTATTGGATGAGCATAACGACCTGCTCGATATGTCCGGCACCTATAAACAAAGCCTGAACGGCATGGTGACGCTTGGCGCACCGATCGGCATCCATTCATTCCTGACCCGTTATCTACTGCCGCCGTTGCTGCGCGAGTCACCCGAACTGATCGTCGACCTGGTGACCCGCAATCCGGATGAACGAGAGAAAAAATATGGCGCGGTTTTCGACAGTGACAGCGATCTGCTGATCAGTTTCTTCCAGCCACAGAATGAAAGCCTGATCGCCCGACCACTGACCCGCTTCCGGGTGGGGCTGTTTGCATCGCCGGATTATATCGCCAACTCTCCGCTCGTGGAGCCGACTGAATTGACGCAGCATCGCTGCATCACCCTGCGGGTATTGGGCGGCAGCCGTAATACCTGGAGCTGTTACAACTCGCTGGGGCAGTTGGTCGATGTAGCGGTCAACGGCACCAGCATCTGCGACAATATTCTGCCGGCGATTGAGTTAGCCAAGCAGGGGCTGGGCATTGTTTATGCCCCTTACTACTCGGTGGCCTCGGCGCTGGAGTCCGGTTCACTGCTGCCCTGCATTGAGCGCGAACGCTGCATCGATATGCAGGCGTATCTTATTTACCGCCAACGTGGCGTGTTACCCCACCGGGTGCAGGTGATGATGGACAGCATCATGAATACCATTAAGCTGCACGAACATCGATTGGTCTAA
- the yiaW_2 gene encoding Inner membrane protein yiaW has protein sequence MFLDYFALGVLIAVFLILFYGVIIIHDIPYLLAKKRQHPHQDAIHVAGWVSLFTLHAIWPLLWIWATLYRPERGWGMSDKADQPDVLQARINRLESELQRMQTQVAAQSSSSNKG, from the coding sequence ATGTTTCTAGATTACTTCGCTTTAGGCGTATTGATCGCCGTGTTTTTAATTCTGTTTTACGGCGTGATCATTATCCACGATATTCCTTATCTGCTGGCCAAGAAACGCCAGCACCCGCATCAGGATGCTATCCATGTGGCAGGCTGGGTCAGCCTGTTTACTTTGCATGCCATTTGGCCACTGTTATGGATTTGGGCGACCTTATACCGGCCGGAACGGGGCTGGGGAATGAGCGACAAAGCTGATCAACCTGATGTGTTGCAGGCACGAATTAATCGGCTCGAAAGTGAATTGCAGCGTATGCAGACGCAGGTTGCCGCTCAAAGCTCGTCGTCCAATAAAGGTTAA